A single window of Shewanella sp. Choline-02u-19 DNA harbors:
- a CDS encoding glutathione S-transferase family protein, with translation MITLYGVPRSRSLRVSWTLEELGLEWEYQFINFSKGDSRHPDFLAVNPCGKVPALIDNGNVITESAAIAVFLAEKYGEGRLLPKAGSDASALHHQWISFITNELEQPLWSIGKHKFAIPEELRLEAMFTVAKWEFDKAAAIAEQWLPNTPFLLGAEISVADILLAQTLMWATRFEQDIPPKLAAYRDRITARKAMASALKKEEAGAV, from the coding sequence ATGATTACTTTATACGGGGTTCCACGTAGCCGTTCACTGAGAGTGTCATGGACGTTAGAAGAGTTAGGGCTTGAGTGGGAATATCAGTTTATTAATTTCTCAAAAGGCGACAGCCGACATCCCGATTTTCTAGCCGTTAACCCGTGTGGAAAAGTGCCAGCGCTTATCGACAATGGTAACGTTATTACCGAATCTGCCGCTATTGCTGTGTTCTTAGCTGAAAAGTATGGCGAAGGACGCTTACTGCCAAAAGCGGGCTCTGATGCCTCAGCGTTGCACCATCAATGGATAAGCTTTATTACTAATGAGCTTGAACAACCTTTGTGGAGCATCGGCAAACATAAGTTTGCGATACCAGAAGAACTTAGGCTTGAGGCGATGTTTACCGTGGCTAAGTGGGAGTTTGATAAAGCGGCGGCAATTGCTGAGCAGTGGTTGCCCAATACCCCGTTCTTGCTAGGTGCAGAGATTAGCGTAGCCGATATATTATTAGCACAGACTTTGATGTGGGCGACGCGATTTGAGCAAGATATTCCGCCTAAGCTTGCGGCATATCGAGATCGTATAACCGCGCGTAAGGCGATGGCCAGTGCTCTGAAAAAAGAGGAAGCAGGCGCTGTTTAA
- a CDS encoding S8 family serine peptidase: protein MKLKKISMVTIAAIYAAGAGAVAADSAVKSSAQEKHDFIKEVSITPQMVADSEARKVRADRFNPGNTQQATISQANTHRAAAQKVPFKWEADVEGIQTYIIEFNDSPVATYNGGISGLSATNVRGLSKVPSSLVASHSYKIDVNSQEVKSYVHYLEQKQAQHISNVTAIVGSSAKVNRTFKFALNGATMKMTQQQASRVAKLAGIKNIQRSINYKLNTDVGPKHIKADEIWIPNTQSLANKGEGVVVGILDTGINSDHPSFAAVSGDGYTHNNARGQFYGDCEKVEFASMCNDKLIGVRSYPVITDSYSDPAFQNLGYSEKVDPKRPENGEDYQGHGSHTASTVAGNELFDVPYQFPQYGETNDGFDTELTFAHMSGVAPRANIISYQVCYPGDGSYGAGTFYGTEQYQGCPAEALVSAVEDAIIDQVDVINFSIGGGESNPWESVLEMAFLSAREAGIVVAASAGNSSYAFIDHVAPWITSVAATTHGRTVEFSEKRLESLSGGDTNAPSDLIGAGYTEGFSGSIVLAANYGDENCNSPFTADTFTIDQIVVCKRGDISRLEKAINVQAGGAGGFVLYNADYTQDAPNGYPEPNDPYVIPGVLIQSWPGQQLTSWLSSGTDHMASINASSMSTAIGEADFVADFSSRGPSLTTPDSMAPKIGAPGVDIYAAFADDQPFTTSPFTSDYTMMSGTSMAGPHIAGSMALLKQLNPEWTPAEIESALMMTANNTGTITGQWGDIVAAGFNDFGSGVVNVKAASMATLVMDETADNYRAANPHNGGDVSSLNTPYLFGTACSLNCSFVRTFRATEDGAWNVEMEEHTAEGLALLQLSANPSSFTLKKGQVQTVQFSANVSDIGNVYGGIQDVELEGHVTITPQDTMKPAQTLPMRIGFNSDGLPNDLSMNMHRTKSVALTPELFTKQVGAVKVSGLVKGEQQVHNLVPYSLGIGTPDDIDNDPGIAQINFIIPEGTKRFVFEVTNIEGNTTAHDTAIDIGFDANGDGRAQWSDEAICYSFSYARDFCAVENPTPGDYWALVGNYTLYDPNYPMDKDQPLGITSSLAIIPNEMNGELSAEIVGEANGADPYRVNLAWDVPTAEEGDVYYAAVELGRNDENPTDVGMMGLRLETKGSDLTFEASQDAAKAGDIIDFYMEADPNMMETDRNFSLKAVLPEGLTLVKSSVEVAGIYADMATIDGNNLTIEGVQPTSAYTPREYVWTTNETDPLCRQPYADADFQENFIDLGQIMLPTVIEGGAWDSLRLDIWQLGFDKVNHYGQDRDGQMQISPGGYIAFDQMPYMNWGHMPMENLAFPDTMVAPLWHSEGRINPGFDMLTGAYSGVYVARTDKELLVQWNNMTVNDWWTGANGSYTFQTIYAVEPDFTPGKNEIIFAYKRLDESLKGKGSIGTRGYHGFRNPWAPNEGWLADTFAFDNVLDKVSEFSMVCGNYQGPEQTAVKVKFSAVVNNNAAGNNMDLVISSDYDNAVTKTITHNVMVNGNINMGQFNDVTIDENTKLTDLAVVYSTSTNTDKVISVSGDNITAMINGHTSGSMVDVMPDSDWHGSTMVTVTVSDAANSNDMVSSSFMLTVTSNGVEPTPPATETPDEEVEEGTDDSSGGSLGFLALALLGLFAGRRKLH, encoded by the coding sequence ATGAAGTTAAAAAAAATAAGCATGGTGACCATAGCGGCGATTTATGCCGCGGGGGCCGGTGCTGTAGCAGCTGATAGTGCAGTGAAATCCTCAGCACAAGAAAAACATGATTTCATTAAAGAGGTCTCCATTACTCCTCAAATGGTGGCAGATAGTGAAGCACGTAAAGTAAGAGCTGACCGATTTAATCCGGGTAACACTCAACAAGCCACCATTAGCCAAGCGAATACCCACAGAGCAGCTGCACAAAAAGTTCCATTCAAGTGGGAAGCTGACGTCGAAGGAATTCAAACCTATATTATCGAGTTCAATGACAGTCCAGTTGCCACTTATAATGGTGGGATATCGGGTTTATCAGCGACTAATGTTCGTGGGTTATCAAAAGTCCCTTCAAGCCTAGTCGCTAGTCATTCCTATAAAATTGATGTTAATAGCCAAGAAGTTAAAAGCTATGTTCATTACCTAGAACAAAAGCAAGCGCAACATATCTCAAACGTTACCGCCATTGTTGGCAGTAGTGCGAAAGTGAACCGAACATTCAAATTTGCACTTAACGGTGCAACAATGAAGATGACGCAACAGCAAGCCTCTCGCGTAGCAAAACTAGCGGGGATAAAAAATATCCAACGCTCAATTAATTACAAATTGAATACCGATGTTGGCCCAAAACATATTAAAGCCGATGAGATATGGATCCCTAATACACAATCTTTAGCTAACAAAGGCGAAGGTGTTGTGGTGGGAATTTTAGATACCGGTATCAACTCAGACCACCCCTCTTTTGCAGCAGTGTCTGGTGATGGCTACACTCACAACAATGCCCGCGGTCAATTCTACGGCGATTGTGAAAAAGTAGAATTTGCGAGCATGTGTAACGATAAGCTCATCGGTGTGCGCTCATACCCAGTGATCACCGATTCTTATAGTGACCCTGCATTTCAAAACCTTGGTTATTCTGAAAAAGTCGACCCTAAACGCCCAGAAAACGGTGAAGATTACCAAGGACATGGCTCGCACACGGCATCTACAGTGGCGGGTAATGAACTGTTTGATGTCCCCTATCAATTCCCCCAATATGGCGAAACCAATGACGGCTTTGATACTGAGCTGACTTTCGCGCATATGTCGGGTGTAGCACCTAGGGCAAACATCATATCTTATCAGGTGTGTTACCCAGGAGATGGTTCATATGGTGCCGGCACTTTTTACGGCACCGAACAATATCAAGGCTGCCCAGCTGAAGCCTTAGTCAGCGCTGTTGAAGATGCGATCATTGACCAAGTTGATGTGATTAACTTTTCTATCGGTGGTGGTGAAAGTAACCCATGGGAAAGTGTCTTAGAGATGGCGTTTCTATCTGCCCGTGAAGCGGGCATTGTGGTCGCAGCATCTGCAGGTAACTCAAGTTATGCGTTTATCGATCACGTTGCACCTTGGATCACTAGTGTTGCAGCCACAACTCACGGTCGTACCGTTGAGTTTTCAGAGAAACGTCTAGAAAGCCTATCTGGTGGTGACACCAACGCGCCAAGTGACCTTATTGGTGCAGGTTACACCGAAGGCTTTAGTGGCAGTATTGTATTAGCGGCTAATTATGGCGATGAAAATTGTAATAGCCCATTTACCGCTGATACGTTCACTATTGATCAAATAGTGGTGTGCAAACGTGGCGATATCTCGCGCTTAGAGAAAGCCATCAATGTACAAGCTGGTGGTGCTGGCGGCTTTGTTTTATATAACGCTGACTACACGCAAGATGCACCTAATGGTTATCCTGAACCTAATGACCCCTATGTCATTCCAGGCGTGTTAATACAAAGCTGGCCAGGTCAGCAATTAACAAGCTGGTTGTCGTCAGGCACGGACCATATGGCAAGCATAAATGCTTCAAGCATGAGCACAGCAATAGGTGAGGCTGATTTCGTCGCAGACTTCTCCTCTCGCGGCCCAAGCCTTACAACACCTGATTCAATGGCGCCTAAAATTGGTGCTCCAGGTGTTGATATTTATGCTGCATTCGCCGATGACCAACCTTTCACCACCTCACCTTTTACATCCGACTATACAATGATGTCTGGTACCTCAATGGCTGGGCCTCACATTGCTGGTTCTATGGCGTTGCTGAAGCAACTAAACCCTGAATGGACGCCTGCTGAAATTGAATCTGCGTTGATGATGACAGCAAATAATACAGGAACAATCACAGGGCAATGGGGTGACATTGTTGCGGCTGGATTTAATGATTTTGGTAGTGGTGTCGTTAATGTGAAAGCGGCCTCTATGGCCACGCTAGTGATGGACGAAACTGCAGATAACTATCGTGCTGCTAATCCCCATAATGGCGGCGATGTATCATCGCTTAACACCCCCTATTTATTTGGCACTGCTTGCTCATTAAACTGTAGCTTTGTGAGAACATTCCGCGCAACTGAAGATGGTGCATGGAATGTAGAGATGGAAGAGCACACCGCTGAAGGCCTGGCTCTATTGCAGCTCTCGGCAAATCCATCAAGCTTTACGTTGAAGAAAGGTCAAGTTCAAACCGTACAGTTTAGTGCCAATGTTTCTGATATTGGTAACGTCTATGGGGGAATTCAAGATGTGGAGCTTGAAGGTCATGTCACCATTACCCCACAAGATACAATGAAACCGGCACAAACTTTACCGATGCGTATTGGTTTTAATTCAGACGGTTTACCGAATGATCTTTCAATGAATATGCACAGAACTAAGAGTGTTGCGCTTACGCCTGAATTGTTCACAAAACAGGTCGGTGCGGTAAAAGTCAGTGGATTAGTCAAGGGCGAACAACAGGTTCATAACTTAGTGCCATATTCGTTAGGCATAGGAACACCTGATGATATTGACAATGACCCTGGTATTGCTCAAATCAACTTTATCATCCCTGAAGGCACTAAACGTTTTGTATTTGAAGTGACAAATATTGAAGGTAATACTACGGCTCACGATACCGCAATCGATATCGGCTTCGACGCTAATGGCGATGGCCGAGCACAATGGAGTGATGAAGCAATCTGCTACTCATTCAGTTATGCACGTGACTTCTGTGCAGTAGAAAACCCAACCCCGGGTGACTATTGGGCATTAGTGGGTAACTACACCCTGTATGATCCTAACTACCCAATGGACAAGGATCAACCATTAGGAATAACCAGTTCGCTGGCTATTATTCCAAATGAAATGAATGGCGAATTGAGTGCTGAAATCGTCGGCGAAGCTAATGGGGCTGACCCTTACCGCGTTAATTTAGCATGGGATGTACCCACAGCTGAAGAAGGCGATGTGTACTATGCTGCCGTTGAGTTAGGCCGTAACGACGAAAACCCAACTGACGTAGGAATGATGGGACTTCGTTTAGAAACTAAGGGGTCTGACCTTACTTTTGAAGCTAGCCAAGATGCAGCAAAAGCGGGTGATATTATCGACTTCTATATGGAAGCCGATCCCAACATGATGGAAACAGATCGCAACTTCAGCCTAAAAGCAGTGTTACCTGAAGGGCTTACATTGGTGAAAAGCAGTGTTGAGGTTGCAGGTATCTATGCTGATATGGCTACCATTGATGGTAACAATCTCACCATCGAAGGTGTTCAACCTACATCAGCTTATACCCCTCGGGAATATGTGTGGACGACCAACGAAACAGATCCTTTATGTCGCCAGCCTTATGCAGATGCCGACTTCCAAGAGAACTTCATAGACTTGGGGCAAATAATGCTTCCAACTGTTATTGAGGGTGGTGCTTGGGACTCATTAAGGCTAGACATTTGGCAACTTGGTTTCGACAAGGTCAATCACTATGGGCAGGACAGAGACGGTCAAATGCAAATAAGCCCCGGTGGTTATATCGCCTTTGATCAAATGCCTTACATGAACTGGGGCCACATGCCAATGGAGAACTTAGCGTTCCCAGATACCATGGTTGCACCACTTTGGCATAGCGAAGGTCGTATCAACCCAGGCTTTGACATGCTGACGGGGGCATATAGCGGCGTATATGTAGCAAGGACTGATAAAGAACTCCTTGTCCAGTGGAATAACATGACGGTTAACGATTGGTGGACAGGCGCCAATGGTAGTTATACCTTCCAGACCATCTATGCGGTAGAACCTGATTTCACTCCAGGTAAAAATGAAATCATCTTCGCCTATAAACGTCTTGATGAATCATTAAAAGGTAAAGGCTCAATCGGTACTCGTGGCTACCATGGTTTCCGTAACCCTTGGGCACCTAACGAAGGTTGGTTAGCTGACACATTTGCCTTTGATAACGTGCTTGATAAAGTATCTGAATTCTCAATGGTTTGTGGTAACTATCAAGGCCCAGAGCAAACAGCGGTGAAAGTTAAGTTCAGTGCAGTGGTTAATAACAACGCAGCAGGAAACAATATGGACCTTGTTATCAGCAGTGATTATGATAATGCCGTCACTAAAACTATCACCCACAATGTGATGGTTAACGGCAACATCAACATGGGTCAATTCAACGATGTCACTATCGATGAAAACACTAAGTTAACAGATCTAGCGGTTGTCTATAGCACGAGTACTAACACTGATAAAGTTATCAGTGTCAGTGGTGATAACATCACGGCGATGATAAACGGTCACACCTCTGGCTCAATGGTAGACGTTATGCCTGATAGCGATTGGCATGGCAGCACCATGGTTACTGTTACCGTAAGCGATGCTGCCAATAGCAACGATATGGTATCAAGCAGCTTTATGTTGACGGTGACTTCTAATGGTGTTGAACCAACGCCACCAGCCACTGAGACACCAGATGAAGAAGTTGAAGAGGGAACGGATGATTCAAGCGGTGGTAGCTTAGGTTTTCTAGCGCTAGCATTGCTCGGATTATTTGCAGGACGTCGTAAGCTACATTAA
- a CDS encoding RelA/SpoT domain-containing protein: MNRLLRTFFIFLLLLSTRSAIGQIAPIEQETNEANSGYSAKLAFANNLDGLAAIESMQYQQPRQTSADLDTLYAIAPDAQQELADLLSSITNQTQTHAVLADIKSRDRAQVKLKNKLNNDASQLTDLVRASIVSKDIYNLMQAYALVKSDSQIIQVKNRFSEPKDSGYRDLNLLVKLPKSQMIAEIQLHLADIADIKSGDEHLVYEQVQQMQNHALQQQRDLSDIEKTKIVQLRQESHKQYHKAWLKYKRLDQADFLVAA; the protein is encoded by the coding sequence ATGAACCGGTTATTGCGAACATTCTTCATCTTCTTATTATTGCTCTCGACTCGCTCGGCGATTGGCCAAATTGCCCCTATTGAGCAAGAGACAAATGAGGCAAACAGCGGTTACAGTGCCAAGCTAGCTTTTGCTAATAACCTCGACGGTTTGGCCGCTATAGAGTCAATGCAGTATCAGCAACCAAGGCAAACCAGCGCCGACCTTGATACTCTTTACGCCATCGCGCCAGATGCACAACAAGAACTCGCAGACTTGTTAAGCAGCATCACCAACCAAACTCAAACTCACGCTGTCTTAGCGGATATAAAAAGCCGAGACAGAGCCCAGGTAAAACTAAAGAATAAACTCAATAATGATGCCAGCCAACTCACTGACCTTGTACGAGCCAGTATCGTTAGCAAAGATATCTATAACCTAATGCAAGCTTATGCATTGGTAAAATCTGACAGTCAGATTATTCAAGTGAAAAACCGCTTCTCTGAGCCAAAAGATTCAGGATACCGAGATTTAAACCTGCTTGTTAAGCTGCCAAAGTCACAAATGATTGCTGAAATTCAACTGCACTTAGCAGATATTGCCGACATAAAAAGTGGCGATGAGCACCTCGTTTATGAACAGGTGCAACAGATGCAGAACCATGCCCTGCAACAGCAACGTGATTTAAGTGATATTGAAAAAACAAAAATAGTGCAACTACGTCAAGAGTCACACAAGCAATACCATAAAGCGTGGCTCAAATATAAGCGCTTAGACCAAGCCGATTTTCTGGTGGCAGCATAA
- a CDS encoding M13 family metallopeptidase, producing MKKVLVGGLCASLIVGLSACNSDTAAPKIPETTKTETAVAVQKALSSGIDFANFDKSVRPQDDFYSYVNGTWIKNTTIPSDRTSSGAFYDLREKSRDDVKAIIEEVAATPDLKAGSDEQKVADLYRSFMDTETLNKLGIKPIQSELDNVSAIKSKDELVTYFAHSQIVGGGTPMAFYIDVDAKDSSRYATHIWQYGLSLPEKDYYFNQDERFVNIRKAFIEHIEKMYTLAGLANPKASAEAVLALETSIAEKHWDVVETRDSTKSYNLYQVKDLATLAPDINWKGYLSTLGVDKQADIIINQPTFISGLNDVIKNTDLDTWKTYMQWQVLTHAAGSLSEALDTENFEFFSKTLNGQEEQEPRWKRGVASVNSLLGEVVGKVYVKRHFSPEAKTRMQTLVENLRGSYGDSIESLEWMSADTKVAAKDKLAKFNPKIGYPDRWESYDKLAIKADDLFGNNLRASQLSHEKDLEKLGGPIRTWEWGMTPQTVNAYYNPTMNEIVFPAAILQPPFFNMEADDAVNYGGIGAVIGHEMGHGFDDQGAKFDGEGNMRDWWTEQDLKEFSIRGKALINQYNDYAVFDDLNVNGELTLGENIGDLSGVTIAYRAYKKSLNGQEAPVIDGLTGDQRFFIGFTQIWRAKIKEESMRNRVATDPHSPAQFRSLGALSNMPEFYSTYDVKPGDAMYIAPEKRVKIW from the coding sequence ATGAAAAAAGTACTCGTTGGGGGCTTATGCGCTTCCCTTATCGTTGGCCTAAGTGCGTGTAATAGCGACACAGCAGCACCGAAGATACCAGAAACAACTAAAACGGAAACGGCTGTAGCCGTACAAAAAGCCCTTTCATCAGGCATCGATTTTGCTAATTTTGATAAGTCAGTTCGTCCGCAAGATGACTTTTACTCCTACGTAAACGGCACTTGGATAAAGAACACGACTATTCCTAGCGACCGCACTAGCTCTGGTGCATTTTACGATCTCCGTGAAAAGTCACGTGATGATGTAAAAGCCATTATCGAAGAAGTTGCTGCAACGCCAGATCTTAAAGCCGGTAGCGACGAGCAAAAAGTTGCCGATTTATATCGTTCATTCATGGATACTGAAACCCTCAACAAATTGGGCATTAAGCCAATCCAAAGCGAACTGGATAACGTCAGCGCGATTAAGTCAAAAGATGAACTCGTGACTTACTTTGCTCATAGCCAAATTGTCGGTGGCGGCACCCCAATGGCATTTTACATCGACGTAGATGCTAAAGATTCTAGCCGTTATGCTACGCATATCTGGCAATACGGCCTAAGCTTGCCCGAAAAAGATTACTACTTTAACCAAGATGAGCGCTTCGTCAATATCCGTAAGGCGTTTATTGAGCACATCGAAAAGATGTACACCTTGGCTGGACTGGCTAATCCTAAAGCCAGTGCTGAAGCGGTACTCGCACTTGAAACATCAATTGCTGAAAAGCATTGGGATGTCGTTGAAACACGTGACAGCACTAAAAGTTACAACCTATATCAAGTTAAAGATTTAGCCACTCTAGCACCGGATATTAACTGGAAAGGTTACCTGTCAACATTAGGCGTAGATAAGCAGGCTGATATTATAATCAACCAGCCGACCTTTATCTCAGGTCTAAATGACGTTATCAAGAATACTGATCTTGATACTTGGAAGACCTACATGCAGTGGCAGGTACTGACACATGCAGCAGGCAGTCTAAGTGAAGCGCTTGATACTGAAAACTTCGAGTTTTTCTCTAAAACGCTTAACGGCCAAGAAGAGCAAGAACCTCGCTGGAAGCGTGGCGTTGCCTCGGTCAACAGCCTGCTCGGTGAGGTTGTTGGTAAAGTCTATGTTAAGCGTCACTTTTCTCCTGAAGCAAAGACACGCATGCAAACGTTGGTTGAAAACCTACGTGGCTCTTACGGTGATAGCATTGAGTCTTTAGAGTGGATGAGCGCTGACACTAAAGTCGCCGCTAAAGATAAGTTAGCTAAATTTAATCCTAAGATTGGTTATCCAGACCGTTGGGAAAGCTACGACAAGCTAGCGATTAAAGCTGACGACCTATTTGGTAACAACCTGCGCGCAAGCCAGTTGAGCCATGAAAAAGATCTTGAGAAGCTAGGTGGCCCAATCCGCACATGGGAATGGGGTATGACTCCACAAACGGTTAACGCTTACTACAATCCAACGATGAACGAAATCGTATTTCCAGCCGCTATCTTACAACCTCCGTTCTTTAATATGGAAGCTGACGATGCAGTAAACTACGGTGGTATTGGTGCGGTTATCGGTCATGAAATGGGCCATGGTTTTGACGACCAAGGTGCTAAGTTTGACGGCGAAGGCAACATGCGCGATTGGTGGACAGAGCAAGACTTAAAAGAGTTCTCTATTCGCGGTAAAGCGCTAATCAATCAGTATAATGATTATGCTGTATTTGATGACCTCAACGTTAACGGTGAATTGACACTCGGCGAAAACATTGGCGACCTATCGGGTGTAACCATTGCTTATCGTGCATACAAGAAATCACTTAACGGTCAAGAAGCACCTGTGATTGACGGTCTAACCGGTGATCAGCGTTTCTTTATTGGTTTCACGCAAATTTGGCGTGCAAAAATTAAAGAAGAGTCAATGCGTAACCGTGTAGCAACTGACCCACATTCACCAGCACAGTTCCGCTCACTTGGCGCGCTATCTAACATGCCTGAATTTTACAGCACCTATGATGTTAAGCCTGGCGATGCGATGTATATTGCGCCAGAAAAACGCGTAAAAATCTGGTAA
- the rsuA gene encoding 16S rRNA pseudouridine(516) synthase RsuA, which translates to MRLDKYICESTSHSRVSAKKALHRGDVTCNGEVVKTSGFKVTDDHEIRLEGVILKVIGPRYIMLNKPVDTICSTIDEEYPSVIGLLDVIRPEDLHIAGRLDADTTGLTLITTDGKWSHKVTSPKKECGKRYLLETAEPLATELVEQFATGLQLHNEDGLTKPAILELLGTHQARLTITEGKYHQVKRMLASVGNHVTKLHREKVGEIELDSTLELGEWRFLTDAEAKSVK; encoded by the coding sequence GTGCGTTTAGATAAATATATTTGTGAGTCAACTTCCCATTCTCGTGTTTCAGCCAAAAAAGCACTGCATCGTGGCGATGTCACTTGCAACGGTGAAGTGGTTAAAACTTCAGGTTTTAAAGTCACTGATGACCATGAAATTCGTTTAGAGGGTGTGATACTCAAAGTCATTGGCCCACGTTACATCATGCTCAACAAGCCAGTTGATACTATCTGCTCAACGATTGACGAAGAGTATCCGTCTGTTATTGGCTTACTCGATGTTATTCGACCTGAAGACTTGCATATTGCTGGGCGTTTAGATGCAGACACCACAGGCCTAACCTTGATTACGACTGACGGCAAATGGTCGCACAAAGTCACCTCTCCTAAAAAAGAGTGTGGTAAACGCTATTTGCTAGAAACTGCAGAACCGCTTGCTACTGAGTTAGTTGAGCAGTTTGCGACAGGGTTACAACTTCATAATGAAGACGGTTTAACTAAGCCTGCCATACTTGAATTGTTAGGCACGCATCAAGCGCGCTTAACGATTACCGAAGGCAAATACCATCAAGTTAAACGTATGCTGGCATCTGTTGGTAATCACGTGACTAAATTACACCGTGAAAAAGTGGGCGAAATTGAACTCGATAGCACGCTTGAACTGGGTGAATGGCGTTTTTTAACTGACGCTGAAGCCAAATCAGTAAAGTAA
- a CDS encoding sugar O-acetyltransferase — protein sequence MTPLLTSAQNKQFDKMVKGEQYNCFDPELSNYWQQQQALNHRVNLSCEIDRDLLPNIATDTVIRTPFFISYGINLFIAEQVFINANVTLQDNAPIHIGRQTMLGPNVQLYTANHPLDPTKRCQGFEIAQSIHIGERVWIGGGAIILPGVSIGDDAVVAAGSVVTKDVPTATVVAGNPAKWLKSI from the coding sequence ATGACGCCATTACTGACTTCTGCCCAAAACAAACAATTTGATAAGATGGTGAAGGGTGAACAATACAATTGTTTTGATCCTGAACTATCAAACTATTGGCAACAGCAACAAGCACTTAACCATCGAGTTAATCTCTCTTGCGAAATTGACCGAGATTTACTGCCTAACATTGCGACAGATACAGTGATCCGAACACCTTTCTTTATCAGTTACGGCATTAACCTTTTTATTGCCGAACAAGTATTTATTAATGCCAACGTCACGCTACAAGACAACGCTCCGATCCACATTGGTCGTCAAACAATGCTCGGGCCTAACGTACAACTTTACACCGCCAATCATCCATTAGATCCGACAAAGCGTTGCCAAGGGTTTGAAATAGCTCAATCGATTCATATTGGTGAACGGGTATGGATTGGTGGCGGCGCGATAATTTTACCGGGGGTGAGCATTGGCGATGATGCCGTCGTTGCAGCGGGCTCTGTTGTCACAAAAGATGTCCCAACGGCGACTGTAGTAGCAGGAAATCCTGCAAAATGGCTAAAGTCGATATAA
- a CDS encoding SMI1/KNR4 family protein translates to MNDIIEQLQEMSETVPVPLELATFEQIVEVEEEILMPLPLALKEYLLDASDLIVGSLEPVTASDPHSHTFLSEVTAYAWSIGLPREYIPICQQGDSFFFITQEGEIQLWQDGEIHEDSWESFWEWAENVWMRS, encoded by the coding sequence ATGAACGATATCATTGAGCAGCTACAAGAGATGAGCGAGACAGTTCCGGTACCATTAGAGCTGGCAACCTTTGAACAAATTGTTGAAGTAGAAGAGGAAATTTTAATGCCACTTCCTTTGGCGTTGAAAGAGTACTTGTTGGATGCCAGTGACCTTATCGTTGGCAGCTTAGAGCCAGTGACCGCCAGCGACCCTCACTCGCACACCTTTTTATCAGAGGTTACAGCATACGCTTGGTCTATCGGTTTACCGCGTGAATATATCCCTATTTGCCAGCAGGGTGATAGTTTCTTTTTCATCACCCAAGAAGGTGAAATACAATTATGGCAAGACGGTGAAATCCATGAAGACAGCTGGGAATCATTTTGGGAATGGGCCGAGAATGTTTGGATGCGTAGCTAA
- a CDS encoding DUF4447 family protein, translated as MSKNLGLNAIEMQYLRHSLALTTAQVAEIGKVSEADVIAWEAGEKPAHMPVQKKLIEIDEVIEMQVLNTCDGIEALFSKEPKRTLSFVVYPTQALYAQYNPEFLGSLPLAELYNTSAWRIKKECKLVLEVEVVLVALEFESYKAYRDKDGLKESRENRAKWAAAQL; from the coding sequence ATGTCTAAAAATCTCGGCCTCAATGCCATTGAAATGCAGTATCTTCGCCACTCTCTGGCACTAACAACTGCGCAAGTAGCTGAAATAGGCAAAGTATCAGAAGCCGATGTTATTGCTTGGGAAGCAGGCGAAAAGCCAGCACATATGCCCGTACAAAAGAAGCTGATAGAGATTGATGAAGTTATCGAAATGCAGGTACTTAATACGTGTGACGGTATCGAAGCACTCTTTTCTAAAGAGCCTAAACGCACTTTAAGTTTTGTGGTTTACCCAACACAAGCGCTATACGCACAATACAATCCTGAGTTTTTAGGCAGCTTACCATTAGCTGAGCTATACAACACTTCAGCATGGCGCATTAAAAAAGAGTGTAAACTAGTACTTGAAGTTGAAGTGGTACTCGTCGCACTCGAGTTCGAATCGTATAAAGCTTACCGCGACAAAGACGGCCTTAAAGAGAGCAGAGAAAACCGTGCTAAGTGGGCTGCAGCTCAGTTATAA